The proteins below are encoded in one region of Streptomyces cyanogenus:
- a CDS encoding ANTAR domain-containing response regulator: MISAADAAHTGRLDTLAVEGRAEGDRVVLTARGELVDGCTDTLTGALAVLPAGAARVDVDVSGVTFVDTAGLAVLDTLAAYGLRHGVPVRATGWRGQPRRVLELVGLDPVDPLGAALPEGRPARTASAVARERAEQLDVLRLEIEQLRHAMDSRPVIDQARGVLMAAHGCGPEQAWEILREASQRSNVKLRRVAAAVTRSAAPDGPAPPEVLRTALADAARRVSTAGCARTESCGRSPARAARRAAG, from the coding sequence ATGATTTCAGCGGCAGACGCAGCGCACACCGGGCGGCTGGACACCCTGGCCGTCGAAGGCCGCGCGGAGGGCGACCGGGTCGTCCTGACCGCGCGCGGCGAACTGGTCGACGGCTGTACGGACACCCTGACCGGCGCGCTGGCGGTCCTGCCGGCGGGCGCGGCCCGGGTGGACGTGGACGTGTCCGGGGTGACCTTCGTGGACACGGCGGGGCTGGCGGTCCTGGACACGCTGGCCGCCTACGGTCTCCGGCACGGCGTGCCGGTGCGGGCCACCGGCTGGCGGGGACAGCCGCGCCGGGTGCTGGAGTTGGTGGGTCTCGACCCCGTGGACCCGCTGGGCGCCGCGCTGCCCGAGGGCCGGCCCGCCCGTACGGCGTCCGCGGTGGCCCGGGAGCGTGCCGAGCAACTGGACGTGCTGCGCCTGGAGATCGAGCAGCTGCGCCACGCGATGGACTCGCGTCCGGTGATCGACCAGGCCCGCGGTGTCCTGATGGCGGCGCACGGGTGCGGTCCCGAGCAGGCGTGGGAGATCCTGCGGGAGGCGTCGCAGCGGTCCAACGTCAAGCTGCGTCGGGTGGCGGCGGCGGTCACACGGAGCGCCGCGCCCGACGGCCCGGCCCCGCCGGAGGTGCTGCGGACGGCCCTGGCCGACGCGGCCCGCCGGGTCAGTACGGCAGGATGCGCCCGGACGGAGTCCTGCGGTCGATCTCCTGCCCGCGCGGCGCGGCGGGCCGCCGGCTGA
- a CDS encoding serine/threonine-protein kinase, which produces MERIGGYLVERRLGEGGMGTVYLARTRGGRAVALKVAKAELAADPVFRERFRSEVEAARAVGGFHTAPVVDADVHGDPLWLATAYIPGPTLAARLAAEGAMDEPQLRSLGAALAEALESIHSCGLVHRDLKPGNIIMAADGPRVLDFGIARAVESTRLTATGTAFGTPGFLAPEQALGHDVTGAADVFALGAVLVAAAGGSAWGEGTPMGLMYRSVHEPPDVSAVPAGLADLVSACLAKEPADRPTPTALLDRLTEPAPQPARPAAPPYPPTVTATPQAFAAPPQVFAPPPQAFAAPPQAFAPPPPPATPPHLPAQAAAPPYHQQPVPAAAPPHPPAQAATPAPPGFGPPVPYGSPEAVLADAQSGAIVNADGVLLEVAGASADFAWEEIAHVERHWRGNRLTLTVRLWDGGVYSCELNARRRARLNTWLALLDPVLARYLTR; this is translated from the coding sequence ATGGAACGCATCGGGGGATACCTCGTCGAGCGCCGGCTCGGCGAGGGCGGCATGGGCACGGTCTATCTCGCACGGACGCGCGGCGGACGGGCCGTCGCGCTGAAGGTGGCCAAGGCCGAACTGGCCGCCGACCCCGTCTTCCGGGAGCGGTTCCGCAGCGAGGTCGAGGCGGCCCGCGCCGTCGGCGGCTTCCACACCGCGCCGGTGGTGGACGCCGACGTCCACGGCGACCCGCTCTGGCTGGCCACCGCCTACATCCCGGGCCCGACCCTCGCGGCCCGGCTCGCCGCCGAGGGCGCCATGGACGAACCGCAGCTGCGGTCCCTGGGCGCCGCCCTCGCCGAGGCGCTGGAGTCCATCCACTCCTGCGGCCTGGTGCACCGGGACCTCAAGCCCGGCAACATCATCATGGCCGCCGACGGACCCCGCGTCCTCGACTTCGGCATCGCCCGGGCCGTGGAGTCCACCCGGCTCACGGCCACCGGCACCGCCTTCGGCACACCCGGCTTCCTCGCTCCCGAACAGGCCCTCGGCCACGACGTCACCGGCGCCGCCGACGTGTTCGCCCTCGGTGCCGTGCTGGTCGCCGCGGCCGGCGGCAGCGCCTGGGGCGAGGGCACGCCGATGGGGCTGATGTACCGCTCGGTGCACGAGCCGCCGGACGTGTCCGCCGTACCGGCCGGGCTGGCGGACCTGGTCTCGGCGTGCCTGGCGAAGGAGCCCGCGGACCGGCCGACGCCCACCGCGCTGCTGGACCGGCTGACGGAACCGGCACCGCAGCCGGCCCGGCCGGCGGCACCGCCGTACCCGCCGACCGTCACCGCGACCCCGCAGGCCTTCGCCGCACCTCCGCAGGTGTTCGCGCCGCCCCCGCAGGCCTTCGCCGCACCCCCGCAGGCGTTCGCGCCGCCCCCGCCGCCCGCGACCCCGCCGCACCTGCCCGCGCAGGCCGCCGCGCCCCCGTACCACCAGCAGCCCGTCCCGGCCGCCGCGCCACCGCACCCGCCCGCGCAGGCCGCCACCCCGGCGCCGCCCGGTTTCGGGCCGCCCGTGCCGTACGGCAGCCCGGAGGCCGTGCTCGCCGACGCGCAGTCCGGCGCGATCGTCAACGCCGACGGAGTGCTCCTCGAAGTGGCCGGTGCCAGTGCGGACTTCGCCTGGGAGGAGATCGCGCACGTCGAACGCCACTGGCGCGGCAACCGCCTCACCCTCACCGTGCGGCTGTGGGACGGCGGCGTGTACTCCTGCGAGCTGAACGCCCGCCGCAGGGCCCGGCTGAACACCTGGCTGGCCCTGCTCGACCCGGTCCTCGCCCGGTACCTGACCCGGTAG